A genome region from Triticum aestivum cultivar Chinese Spring chromosome 2B, IWGSC CS RefSeq v2.1, whole genome shotgun sequence includes the following:
- the LOC123043405 gene encoding uncharacterized protein yields the protein MERSRHRVPPAAVLLTLVAAVVAAVVGRCGAQLPIPVRTDGFVYGGHAAAPAWGDAVVVEAFFDPVCPDSRDAWPPLQRAAAHYGARRVAVVVHLFPLPYHSSAFMACRSIHTVHKLNASAVYPLLENFFKYQEGYYNMPTYTKTRAAVVAEIANNLVAPIIGEANLAAYKAGFNDTQSDQATRISFKFGCARGVTGTPYYFVNGIPLSDSGSPMDYNKWISTLDPLVGKM from the exons ATGGAGCGCAGCCGCCACCGTGTGCCGCCGGCGGCGGTGCTGCTCACGCtcgtggcggcggtggtggcggccgtCGTCGGGCGCTGCGGCGCGCAGCTGCCGATCCCGGTGAGGACGGACGGGTTCGTGTACGGGGGCCACGCGGCGGCGCCCGCGTGGGGCGACGCGGTGGTGGTGGAGGCCTTCTTCGACCCGGTCTGCCCCGACAGCCGCGACGCCTGGCCGCCGCTGCAGAGGGCCGCCGCCCACTACGGCGCCCGCCGCGTCGCCGTCGTCGTGCACCTCTTCCCGCTCCC CTACCACAGCAGCGCCTTCATGGCTTGCCGGTCGATCCACACGGTGCACAAACTAAATGCGTCAGCCGTGTATCCCCTGCTCGAAAACTTCTTCAAATACCAG GAGGGTTATTACAACATGCCGACATACACCAAAACAAGAGCGGCGGTGGTCGCCGAAATAGCGAACAACCTTGTCGCCCCCATCATTGGTGAGGCCAATTTGGCAGCATACAAAGCGGGGTTCAATGACACGCAGTCGGATCAGGCCACAAGGATTTCCTTCAAG TTTGGTTGTGCACGAGGCGTCACCGGGACACCCTACTACTTTGTTAATGGCATACCACTAAGTGACTCTGGTTCTCCTATGGACTACAACAAGTGGATATCCACACTTGATCCGTTGGTTGGCAAGATGTAG
- the LOC123043402 gene encoding glucose-6-phosphate 1-dehydrogenase 2, chloroplastic isoform X2, whose protein sequence is MALSCMRCPAAGAGGGAAAARRPAGPRLVPSSSIAVSFARCGGRSAAAAASGWRIHAVAGKGVKAPMDAVESAVAPAAPSMVENGSSSITVEEFEDLASLVKDDEASVSITVVGASGDLAKKKIFPALFALYYEGCLPKHFSIFGYARSKMTDAELRDMVSKTLTCRIDKRENCSEKMEEFLKRCFYHSGQYDSEEDFKELSKKIKQHEGPRVSNHLFYLSIPPNIFLDVVKCASKSASSVSGWTRVIVEKPFGRDSESSAALTKGLKQYLTEDQIFRIDHYLGKELVENLSVLRFSNLVFEPLWSRQYIRNVQLIFSEDFGTEGRGGYFDSYGIIRDIMQNHLLQILALFAMETPISLEAEDIRNEKVKVLRSMKPLRLEDVVIGQYKSHTKGGITYPGYTEDKTVPKGSLTPTFAAAALFINNARWDGVPFLMKAGKALHTKQAEIRVQFRHVPGNLYKGSFGTDLDRATNELVIRVQPDEGIYLKINNKIPGLGMRLDRSNLNLHYAARYPKEIPDAYERLLLDAIEGERRLFIRSDELDAAWELFTPLLKELEQKRMAPELYPYGSRGPVGAHYLAAKYNVRWGDLGGSEH, encoded by the exons ATGGCGCTCTCCTGCATGAGGTGcccggcggccggcgccggcggaggcgctgcggccgcccgccgccccgcgGGCCCGCGGCTGGTGCCCTCCTCGTCCATCGCCGTCTCCTTCGCCAGATGCGGCGGGAGatcggccgcggccgccgcctcgGGGTGGCGCATCCACGCCGTCGCCGGGAAAGGAG TGAAAGCCCCCATGGATGCCGTGGAGAGCGCTGTTGCTCCTGCCGCCCCGTCAATGGTGGAAAATGGCAGTTCATCAATCACCGTAGAGGAATTTGAAGATTTAGCCTCCCTAGTGAAGGATGACGAGGCGTCGGTTAGCATCACTGTAGTTGGAGCGTCCGGTGACCTTGCGAAGAAGAAGATATTTCCTGCCCTTTTTGCTCTTTACTATGAAGGCTGTCTTCCCAAG CATTTCTCCATCTTTGGCTATGCACGAAGTAAAATGACAGATGCTGAACTGAGagacatggtcagcaaaacactgACTTGTCGGATTGATAAAAG gGAGAACTGTAGTGAGAAAATGGAAGAGTTTCTGAAACGATGCTTCTACCACTCAGGTCAATATGATTCAGAGGAAGATTTCAAGGAGCTAAGCAAGAAGATCAAACAACATGAG GGTCCCAGAGTATCTAACCATCTTTTCTACCTGTCAATACCGCCAAATATATTCCTGGATGTTGTCAAATGTGCAAGCAAATCAGCATCATCTGTGAGTGGCTGGACAAGGGTAATTGTTGAAAAACCCTTTGGCCGGGACTCAGAGTCTTCTGCTGCCCTAACAAaaggtctgaagcagtacctgacAGAGGACCAAATCTTCAG GATTGACCATTACTTGGGAAAGGAGCTGGTGGAGAACTTATCTGTCCTTCGCTTCTCGAATCTTGTTTTTGAGCCTCTGTGGTCAAGGCAGTACATAAGGAATGTGCAACTGATATTCTCAGAAGACTTTGGCACTGAAGGGCGAGGAGG GTACTTTGATAGCTACGGTATTATCCGAGACATAATGCAGAACCATCTTCTTCAGATACTAGCTCTATTTGCAATGGAAACTCCTATTAGCTTGGAAGCAGAGGACATACGAAACGAGAAG GTGAAAGTTTTGCGCTCCATGAAGCCGTTGCGACTAGAAGATGTGGTAATAGGACAGTATAAAAGTCATACGAAGGGTGGTATTACATACCCTGGATACACTGAAGATAAGACGGTGCCCAAGGGTAGTCTGACTCCAACATTTGCTGCAGCTGCGCTTTTTATAAATAACGCTAGATGGGATGGAGTTCCCTTTCTCATGAAGGCTGGGAAAGCTTTGCATACTAAACA GGCTGAGATTAGAGTACAGTTCCGACATGTTCCTGGAAATCTCTACAAGGGGTCTTTTGGAACAGATCTTGACAGGGCTACTAACGAGCTTGTGATACGCGTGCAACCAGACGAAGGAATTTACCTAAAGATTAACAACAAGATTCCTGGTCTTGGCATGAGACTAGATAGAAGTAATTTGAATCTGCACTATGCAGCAAG GTACCCGAAGGAGATACCGGATGCCTACGAGAGGCTGTTGCTCGACGCGATAGAAGGAGAGCGAAGGCTCTTCATCCGGTCGGACGAGCTGGACGCCGCGTGGGAGCTCTTCACGCCCCTTCTGAAGGAACTGGAGCAGAAGCGGATGGCCCCTGAGCTTTACCCCTACGGGAGCCGTGGGCCTGTGGGCGCTCACTACCTGGCAGCCAAGTATAACGTGAGATGGGGCGACCTGGGCGGCTCGGAACACTAG
- the LOC123043402 gene encoding glucose-6-phosphate 1-dehydrogenase 2, chloroplastic isoform X1 — protein MALSCMRCPAAGAGGGAAAARRPAGPRLVPSSSIAVSFARCGGRSAAAAASGWRIHAVAGKGGGRSLLHLLSSAGVSILSALLPSPPSPVGNSADTLVKAPMDAVESAVAPAAPSMVENGSSSITVEEFEDLASLVKDDEASVSITVVGASGDLAKKKIFPALFALYYEGCLPKHFSIFGYARSKMTDAELRDMVSKTLTCRIDKRENCSEKMEEFLKRCFYHSGQYDSEEDFKELSKKIKQHEGPRVSNHLFYLSIPPNIFLDVVKCASKSASSVSGWTRVIVEKPFGRDSESSAALTKGLKQYLTEDQIFRIDHYLGKELVENLSVLRFSNLVFEPLWSRQYIRNVQLIFSEDFGTEGRGGYFDSYGIIRDIMQNHLLQILALFAMETPISLEAEDIRNEKVKVLRSMKPLRLEDVVIGQYKSHTKGGITYPGYTEDKTVPKGSLTPTFAAAALFINNARWDGVPFLMKAGKALHTKQAEIRVQFRHVPGNLYKGSFGTDLDRATNELVIRVQPDEGIYLKINNKIPGLGMRLDRSNLNLHYAARYPKEIPDAYERLLLDAIEGERRLFIRSDELDAAWELFTPLLKELEQKRMAPELYPYGSRGPVGAHYLAAKYNVRWGDLGGSEH, from the exons ATGGCGCTCTCCTGCATGAGGTGcccggcggccggcgccggcggaggcgctgcggccgcccgccgccccgcgGGCCCGCGGCTGGTGCCCTCCTCGTCCATCGCCGTCTCCTTCGCCAGATGCGGCGGGAGatcggccgcggccgccgcctcgGGGTGGCGCATCCACGCCGTCGCCGGGAAAGGAGGTGGGCGCTCTCTTCTCCACTTGCTCTCTTCCGCCGGGGTGTCCATTCTCTCCGCGCTCTTGCCCTCTCCTCCTTCTCCGGTTGGAAATTCCGCAGATACCTTAG TGAAAGCCCCCATGGATGCCGTGGAGAGCGCTGTTGCTCCTGCCGCCCCGTCAATGGTGGAAAATGGCAGTTCATCAATCACCGTAGAGGAATTTGAAGATTTAGCCTCCCTAGTGAAGGATGACGAGGCGTCGGTTAGCATCACTGTAGTTGGAGCGTCCGGTGACCTTGCGAAGAAGAAGATATTTCCTGCCCTTTTTGCTCTTTACTATGAAGGCTGTCTTCCCAAG CATTTCTCCATCTTTGGCTATGCACGAAGTAAAATGACAGATGCTGAACTGAGagacatggtcagcaaaacactgACTTGTCGGATTGATAAAAG gGAGAACTGTAGTGAGAAAATGGAAGAGTTTCTGAAACGATGCTTCTACCACTCAGGTCAATATGATTCAGAGGAAGATTTCAAGGAGCTAAGCAAGAAGATCAAACAACATGAG GGTCCCAGAGTATCTAACCATCTTTTCTACCTGTCAATACCGCCAAATATATTCCTGGATGTTGTCAAATGTGCAAGCAAATCAGCATCATCTGTGAGTGGCTGGACAAGGGTAATTGTTGAAAAACCCTTTGGCCGGGACTCAGAGTCTTCTGCTGCCCTAACAAaaggtctgaagcagtacctgacAGAGGACCAAATCTTCAG GATTGACCATTACTTGGGAAAGGAGCTGGTGGAGAACTTATCTGTCCTTCGCTTCTCGAATCTTGTTTTTGAGCCTCTGTGGTCAAGGCAGTACATAAGGAATGTGCAACTGATATTCTCAGAAGACTTTGGCACTGAAGGGCGAGGAGG GTACTTTGATAGCTACGGTATTATCCGAGACATAATGCAGAACCATCTTCTTCAGATACTAGCTCTATTTGCAATGGAAACTCCTATTAGCTTGGAAGCAGAGGACATACGAAACGAGAAG GTGAAAGTTTTGCGCTCCATGAAGCCGTTGCGACTAGAAGATGTGGTAATAGGACAGTATAAAAGTCATACGAAGGGTGGTATTACATACCCTGGATACACTGAAGATAAGACGGTGCCCAAGGGTAGTCTGACTCCAACATTTGCTGCAGCTGCGCTTTTTATAAATAACGCTAGATGGGATGGAGTTCCCTTTCTCATGAAGGCTGGGAAAGCTTTGCATACTAAACA GGCTGAGATTAGAGTACAGTTCCGACATGTTCCTGGAAATCTCTACAAGGGGTCTTTTGGAACAGATCTTGACAGGGCTACTAACGAGCTTGTGATACGCGTGCAACCAGACGAAGGAATTTACCTAAAGATTAACAACAAGATTCCTGGTCTTGGCATGAGACTAGATAGAAGTAATTTGAATCTGCACTATGCAGCAAG GTACCCGAAGGAGATACCGGATGCCTACGAGAGGCTGTTGCTCGACGCGATAGAAGGAGAGCGAAGGCTCTTCATCCGGTCGGACGAGCTGGACGCCGCGTGGGAGCTCTTCACGCCCCTTCTGAAGGAACTGGAGCAGAAGCGGATGGCCCCTGAGCTTTACCCCTACGGGAGCCGTGGGCCTGTGGGCGCTCACTACCTGGCAGCCAAGTATAACGTGAGATGGGGCGACCTGGGCGGCTCGGAACACTAG